The genomic stretch CCATCGACACCGGCACGCATCCGTCGATCACCACCCGCAAGAACATCGACAATTTCCGCCGCCAGATCCAAATGCTCGGCCTCAGTTACGACTGGGACCGCGAAGTCGATACCACCGACCCGAGCTATTACAAATGGACCCAGTGGATTTTTCTGCAACTTTTCAATAGCTACGATGACCCTGAACTCGGGAAAGCGATGCCCATTTCGTTACTACAAGACGCGCTCTCCGAAAATCCAAAGCGTCAGTCTGAATGGAAAGACAACCCATTCCTTACCGGTACACGTGAAGGATTTCTCGGACGTCCACGGCACGAACACGAGAATTTACGTCGTACCTTTATCCGCATGATGCGTCTTGCACACGAGGCTGAAGTGCCGGTCTGGTGGTGCGAAGGCTGTAAGGCTGTGCTTGCCAACGAAGAGGTCAACGCAGACGGCACATGCGACCGCAAAGGTCACAAGAATGTGTACCGCCGCCCACTCCGTCAGTGGATTCTCCGCATCACGAAATACGCCGAGCGGCTGTTAAAGGACTTGGAGTTGGTCGACTGGCCCGAGTCGATCAAGGAACAACAGCGGAACTGGATCGGCCGGAGCGAGGGTGCCGAGGTTGATTTCAAAACCGAAGCCGGGGATGTGCTCCGCATTTTCACAACACGGCCCGACACACTCTTTGGCGCAACCTACATGGTGCTCGCGCCGGAGCATTCCCTCGTCGAAAAAGTCACCACGTCGCAACAGCGTGCCGCCGTTGACGCCTACCGCACCGCCGCGGCGAAGAAGAGCGAGTTGGAGCGAACGCAATTAGAGAAGGACAAGACCGGCGTGTTCACCGGTGGTTACGCCGTCAATCCAGTCAATAACGAGAAGATTCCGATTTGGGTAGCCGACTACGTGATGATGGGCTACGGCACCGGCGCGATCATGGCCGTCCCCGCGCACGATACACGCGACTTCGAGTTCGCGAAGGAATTCGGCTTGGAAATCCGTACCGTCGTTCAACCGCCCGCCGGGATAGATCCTCAAGGATTCACAGGCGACGGCACATCCGTCAACAGCGGCGTCCTTACTGGTCTTCCGACACCGGAAGCCAAGAAGAAGATCACCGGCTGGCTCGAAGAGAATAAGCTCGGCAAAGCGACTGTCCAGTACAAGCTCCGCGACTGGCTTTTCTCGCGTCAACGTTACTGGGGCGAGCCGATCCCGATTGTGCATTGCCCGGAACATGGCGCGGTGGCGGTGCCGGAGAGCGAATTGCCATTGCGGTTGCCGGAGATGAAGGACTACACTCCGGCCGGCGATGCCGAGCCGCCGTTGGCCAAGGCGACGGATTGGGTGAATACGAAATGCCCGCTGTGCGACGGCCCGGCGAAGCGCGAGACGAATACGATGCCGCAGTGGGCGGGCTCGTGTTGGTACTACCTGCGCTACATCGATCCTCGCAACGACCAGGCCTTCGTCGCGAAGGACAAGGAACAATACTGGATGCCCGTCGATCTCTACATCGGCGGCGCGGAACACGCCGTGTTGCACCTGCTCTACTCGCGGTTCTGGCACAAGGTGCTCTACGATCTCGGCCACGTCTCAACCCCCGAGCCGTTCATGAGGCTCGTGAACCAGGGCATGATCCTCGGCGAGGACAACCAAAAGATGTCGAAGTCGCGCGGCGGGAGCAATGTGATCAATCCCGACGACGTGGTGCGCGACTATGGCGCGGACGCGTTTCGCATGTATGAGATGTTCATGGGCCCGCTGGAAGCGGCCAAGCCCTGGAACACGCAGGGGCTCGAAGGCGTCTATCGCTTCCTCGGCCGCGTCTGGCGTTTGTATTGCGCCGAAGAAGGCAAACTCATCCTGGACGACACCGAGCCATCAGCAGCGCTTCTCAAAGCCCTGCATCAAACCATCAAGAAGGTCGGCGAGGACACGGAAGCGCTCGCCTTCAATACCGCAGTTTCCCAGATGATGATCTTCGTGAACGAAGTCACGGCGCAAGAGGAGCGTCCGCGCAAGTTGCTCGAACCATTCATCCTCGTCCTCGCGCCCTACGCGCCGCATTTGGCGGAAGAACTCTGGGAGAAACTCGGCCACAAGCAAACACTCGCCTATGAGCCGTGGCCCGCGTTCGATGAAGCGCTCCTCAAAGAGAATACCGTCACCGTTATCCTACAGGTCAACGGCAAGGTCCGTGACCGGATGGACGTGCCCGCCCAGATTTCGCGAGAGGAACTGGAAAAACTCGCGCTCGCGAACGGACGCGTGCAGGAGCACCTCGCGGGCAAGCAGATTAAGAAAATCATTGTTGTTCCCGGTAAGTTGGTTAACATCGCCGCGTCCTGAGCCGTCGCGTGGTTTCACGTATCAGGACCGGTGCAGCAACATGGCCTTCGAGGCCAATGCCAGATTCTAGTTGAGACGCGGCCAAACTCGGCTATATTCTGAACAGGAGTACGTGAGTGAGGTCACTATGTTCAAGTTGACGAGACAGGAGCAACAGATCGTGGCGTTCTTCGTGTCGGCGCTCCTCTTGGGAACGGCGGTAAGGGAATGGCGCGTGCGGCATCCGAAGGCTGCCAGCGTCGCAACATCGGAAACGAGGGGCCGCTAATGCAAAAACAGAATCTGCCCGAAGCCGTTGACGAAATCGTGCGCACCGACGGGCGTTACGACCGCGACGCCTACTACTTCGTGCGCGAAGGCCTCGATTTCA from Verrucomicrobiia bacterium encodes the following:
- the leuS gene encoding leucine--tRNA ligase — translated: MPELRKKYPFDKIEPKWQRYWAEHKTFAAREDSAKKKLYVLDMFPYPSGAGLHVGHPEGYTATDIYSRFQRMRGCNVLHPMGWDAFGLPAEQYAIDTGTHPSITTRKNIDNFRRQIQMLGLSYDWDREVDTTDPSYYKWTQWIFLQLFNSYDDPELGKAMPISLLQDALSENPKRQSEWKDNPFLTGTREGFLGRPRHEHENLRRTFIRMMRLAHEAEVPVWWCEGCKAVLANEEVNADGTCDRKGHKNVYRRPLRQWILRITKYAERLLKDLELVDWPESIKEQQRNWIGRSEGAEVDFKTEAGDVLRIFTTRPDTLFGATYMVLAPEHSLVEKVTTSQQRAAVDAYRTAAAKKSELERTQLEKDKTGVFTGGYAVNPVNNEKIPIWVADYVMMGYGTGAIMAVPAHDTRDFEFAKEFGLEIRTVVQPPAGIDPQGFTGDGTSVNSGVLTGLPTPEAKKKITGWLEENKLGKATVQYKLRDWLFSRQRYWGEPIPIVHCPEHGAVAVPESELPLRLPEMKDYTPAGDAEPPLAKATDWVNTKCPLCDGPAKRETNTMPQWAGSCWYYLRYIDPRNDQAFVAKDKEQYWMPVDLYIGGAEHAVLHLLYSRFWHKVLYDLGHVSTPEPFMRLVNQGMILGEDNQKMSKSRGGSNVINPDDVVRDYGADAFRMYEMFMGPLEAAKPWNTQGLEGVYRFLGRVWRLYCAEEGKLILDDTEPSAALLKALHQTIKKVGEDTEALAFNTAVSQMMIFVNEVTAQEERPRKLLEPFILVLAPYAPHLAEELWEKLGHKQTLAYEPWPAFDEALLKENTVTVILQVNGKVRDRMDVPAQISREELEKLALANGRVQEHLAGKQIKKIIVVPGKLVNIAAS